In a genomic window of Lathamus discolor isolate bLatDis1 chromosome 4, bLatDis1.hap1, whole genome shotgun sequence:
- the NIPA1 gene encoding magnesium transporter NIPA1 isoform X2: MTSSCRRPRAGRAPGAAVATTAAARPEPEPPPARRSAARRRAGRGGAGRVRRRAVAGSSVGGAMRMAVGAAAGDGAAQSPGPAAVSLGLSVAVVSSLVNGSTFVLQKKGIVRARGRGTSYLTDIVWWSGTIAMALGQIGNFLAYTAVPTVLVTPLGALGVPFGSILASYLLKEKLNILGKLGCLLSCAGSVVLIIHSPKSESVTTQAELEEKLTNPVFVGYLCVVLLMLLLLIFWIAPAHGPTNIMVYISICSLLGSFTVPSTKGIGLAAQDIFHNNPSSQRALYLCLVLLAVLGCSIIIQFRYINKALECFDSSVFGAIYYVVFTSLVLLASAILFREWSNVGVVDFLGMACGFTTVSIGIVLIQVFKEFNFNIGDLNKPNMKTD, encoded by the exons ATGACGTCATCCTGCCGCCGTCCCCGCGCGGGACGGGCGCCAGGAGCCGCGGTCGCCAccaccgccgccgcccgcccggagCCGGAGCCGCCCCCGGCGCGGCGCAGCGCAGCGCGGCGcagggcggggcggggcggggcggggcgggtcCGGCGCAGAGCCGTGGCCGG cagctctgtcgGCGGGGCGATGCGGATGGCGGTCGGTGCGGCAGCGGGCGATGGGGCAGCGCAGAGCCCCGGCCCTGCCGCCGTGTCGCTGGGCTTGAGCGTGGCCGTGGTCTCCAGCCTGGTGAACGGCTCCACCTTCGTCCTGCAGAAGAAGGGGATCGTGCGGGCCCGCGGGAGAG GTACTTCGTACTTAACAGATATAGTATGGTGGTCTGGCACTATTGCaa TGGCTCTTGGTCAAATAGGGAATTTCTTGGCGTACACCGCAGTCCCAACTGTGCTAGTGACGCCCTTGGGAGCTCTTGGTGTTCCATTTGG GTCTATTTTAGCGTCTtacttactgaaagaaaaactgaacatTCTTGGCAAGCTGGGATGTTTGCTGAGCTGCGCTGGGTCTGTTGTTCTCATCATCCATTCCCCGAAGTCTGAGAGTGTAACGACTCAGGCTGAGCTTGAAGAGAAGCTTACAAATCCAG ttttcGTGGGTTATCTCTGCGTAGTGCTGCTAATGCTTCTCCTGCTTATCTTCTGGATAGCTCCAGCTCATGGACCTACTAATATCATGGTTTACATCAGTATTTGCTCTCTGTTGGGCAGTTTTACTGTTCCCAGCACAAAAGGCATTGGGCTGGCTGCTCAAGATATCTTTCACAATAACCCCTCAAGTCAAAGGGCTCTGTACCTCTGTCTGGTACTTCTGGCAGTATTAGGATGTAGCATTATCATTCAGTTCAGATACATCaataaggcactggaatgtttTGACTCCTCTGTATTTGGTGCCATCTACTATGTTGTGTTTACCAGCCTAGTCCTGCTGGCTTCAGCCATCCTTTTTAGGGAATGGAGTAATGTAGGAGTGGTAGATTTCTTGGGAATGGCTTGTGGATTCACCACAGTGTCTATTGGAATTGTTCTTATACAAGTCTTCAAGGAATTCAACTTCAATATCGGGGATTTAAATAAACCTAACATGAAGAcagattaa
- the NIPA1 gene encoding magnesium transporter NIPA1 isoform X1, whose product MRMAVGAAAGDGAAQSPGPAAVSLGLSVAVVSSLVNGSTFVLQKKGIVRARGRGTSYLTDIVWWSGTIAMALGQIGNFLAYTAVPTVLVTPLGALGVPFGSILASYLLKEKLNILGKLGCLLSCAGSVVLIIHSPKSESVTTQAELEEKLTNPVFVGYLCVVLLMLLLLIFWIAPAHGPTNIMVYISICSLLGSFTVPSTKGIGLAAQDIFHNNPSSQRALYLCLVLLAVLGCSIIIQFRYINKALECFDSSVFGAIYYVVFTSLVLLASAILFREWSNVGVVDFLGMACGFTTVSIGIVLIQVFKEFNFNIGDLNKPNMKTD is encoded by the exons ATGCGGATGGCGGTCGGTGCGGCAGCGGGCGATGGGGCAGCGCAGAGCCCCGGCCCTGCCGCCGTGTCGCTGGGCTTGAGCGTGGCCGTGGTCTCCAGCCTGGTGAACGGCTCCACCTTCGTCCTGCAGAAGAAGGGGATCGTGCGGGCCCGCGGGAGAG GTACTTCGTACTTAACAGATATAGTATGGTGGTCTGGCACTATTGCaa TGGCTCTTGGTCAAATAGGGAATTTCTTGGCGTACACCGCAGTCCCAACTGTGCTAGTGACGCCCTTGGGAGCTCTTGGTGTTCCATTTGG GTCTATTTTAGCGTCTtacttactgaaagaaaaactgaacatTCTTGGCAAGCTGGGATGTTTGCTGAGCTGCGCTGGGTCTGTTGTTCTCATCATCCATTCCCCGAAGTCTGAGAGTGTAACGACTCAGGCTGAGCTTGAAGAGAAGCTTACAAATCCAG ttttcGTGGGTTATCTCTGCGTAGTGCTGCTAATGCTTCTCCTGCTTATCTTCTGGATAGCTCCAGCTCATGGACCTACTAATATCATGGTTTACATCAGTATTTGCTCTCTGTTGGGCAGTTTTACTGTTCCCAGCACAAAAGGCATTGGGCTGGCTGCTCAAGATATCTTTCACAATAACCCCTCAAGTCAAAGGGCTCTGTACCTCTGTCTGGTACTTCTGGCAGTATTAGGATGTAGCATTATCATTCAGTTCAGATACATCaataaggcactggaatgtttTGACTCCTCTGTATTTGGTGCCATCTACTATGTTGTGTTTACCAGCCTAGTCCTGCTGGCTTCAGCCATCCTTTTTAGGGAATGGAGTAATGTAGGAGTGGTAGATTTCTTGGGAATGGCTTGTGGATTCACCACAGTGTCTATTGGAATTGTTCTTATACAAGTCTTCAAGGAATTCAACTTCAATATCGGGGATTTAAATAAACCTAACATGAAGAcagattaa